One Streptomyces drozdowiczii DNA segment encodes these proteins:
- the galU gene encoding UTP--glucose-1-phosphate uridylyltransferase GalU codes for MRKIQKAVIPAAGLGTRFLPATKATPKEMLPVVDKPAIQYVVEEAAAAGLNDVLMITGRNKRALEDHFDRNYELESALTRKGDAERLVRVQESSELATMHYVRQGDPRGLGHAVLCAEPHVGDEPFAVLLGDDLIDPRDPLLTRMTGIQEREGGSVVALMEVAPEQSHLYGCAAVEPTAEDGIVRVTGLVEKPEPGDAPSNLAVIGRYVLDPAVFAVLRETEPGRGGEIQLTDALQQLAADEKLGGPVHGVVFRGRRYDTGDRGDYLRAIVRLACEREDLGPDFRTWLRDYVASEL; via the coding sequence AGGAGATGCTGCCGGTCGTGGACAAGCCGGCGATCCAGTACGTCGTGGAGGAGGCCGCCGCCGCGGGGCTGAACGACGTCCTGATGATCACCGGGCGCAACAAGCGCGCGCTGGAGGACCACTTCGACCGGAACTACGAGCTGGAGTCGGCGCTGACCCGCAAGGGCGACGCCGAGCGGCTGGTCCGGGTCCAGGAGTCGAGCGAGCTCGCGACCATGCACTACGTCCGCCAGGGCGACCCGCGCGGCCTCGGCCACGCCGTCCTGTGCGCGGAGCCCCATGTGGGCGACGAGCCCTTCGCGGTGCTCCTGGGCGACGACCTGATCGACCCGCGCGACCCGCTGCTGACCCGGATGACCGGGATCCAGGAGCGCGAGGGCGGCAGCGTCGTCGCGCTGATGGAGGTGGCGCCCGAACAGAGCCACCTCTACGGCTGCGCGGCGGTGGAGCCCACCGCCGAGGACGGCATCGTCCGGGTCACCGGCCTGGTCGAGAAGCCGGAGCCGGGCGACGCGCCCAGCAACCTCGCGGTCATCGGCCGCTATGTCCTGGACCCCGCCGTCTTCGCCGTACTGCGCGAGACCGAGCCGGGCCGGGGCGGCGAGATCCAGCTGACCGACGCGCTCCAGCAGCTCGCCGCCGACGAGAAGCTCGGCGGCCCGGTGCACGGCGTGGTCTTCCGGGGCCGGCGCTACGACACCGGCGACCGCGGCGACTATCTGCGGGCCATCGTCCGCCTCGCCTGCGAGCGCGAGGACCTGGGCCCCGACTTCCGTACCTGGCTGCGTGACTACGTGGCCTCGGAACTCTGA
- a CDS encoding sugar phosphate nucleotidyltransferase — translation MIGMILAAGAGRRLRPYTDTLPKALVPVGPEGDEESLTVVDLTLGNFAEVGLTEVAIIVGYRKEALYERKAALEAKYGVSITLIDNDKAEEWNNAYSLWCGRDALKNGVILANGDTVHPVSVEKTLLAARGDGKKIILALDTVKSLADEEMKVVVEDGKGVRRITKLMDPAEATGEYIGVTLIEGEAAEELADALKTTFERDPDLYYEDGYQELVNRGFKVDVEPIGDVKWVEIDNHDDLAKGRKIACQY, via the coding sequence ATGATCGGCATGATTCTGGCCGCCGGCGCCGGCCGCCGTCTGCGCCCCTACACCGACACGCTGCCCAAGGCGCTCGTGCCCGTCGGCCCCGAGGGCGACGAGGAGAGCCTGACCGTCGTCGACCTGACGCTCGGCAACTTCGCCGAGGTCGGCCTGACCGAGGTCGCGATCATCGTGGGCTACCGCAAGGAGGCCCTGTACGAGCGCAAGGCGGCGCTGGAGGCCAAGTACGGCGTCAGCATCACGCTGATCGACAACGACAAGGCCGAGGAGTGGAACAACGCCTACTCCCTGTGGTGCGGCCGGGACGCCCTCAAGAACGGCGTCATCCTCGCCAACGGCGACACCGTGCACCCGGTCTCCGTCGAGAAGACCCTGCTGGCCGCCCGCGGCGACGGCAAGAAGATCATCCTCGCGCTCGACACCGTGAAGTCCCTCGCCGACGAGGAGATGAAGGTCGTCGTGGAGGACGGCAAGGGCGTGCGGCGGATCACCAAGCTGATGGACCCGGCCGAGGCCACCGGTGAGTACATCGGCGTCACCCTCATCGAGGGCGAGGCGGCCGAGGAGCTGGCCGACGCGCTGAAGACCACCTTCGAGCGCGACCCGGACCTCTACTACGAGGACGGCTACCAGGAGCTCGTCAACCGCGGCTTCAAGGTCGACGTGGAGCCGATCGGCGACGTCAAGTGGGTCGAGATCGACAACCACGACGACCTCGCCAAGGGCAGGAAGATCGCGTGCCAGTACTGA